The following is a genomic window from Pectobacterium carotovorum.
ACGCAGTAACAATCCGCAATGGCAGGTAAACTACCATCTGCCTTTATCTTCTCAAGAAGCATGGCACAAAAACGTGATACGGATCGACAGAAAAGCGTGCTGCTTACACGTATTTTCTTTATTTATCGTCAGCCGTTACAAGAATCGACCACTTGCCCCCGTTCGCCGTAGTACCGCATTCATACAGCGAATGTCTTAGGCAGTTGCGCAACAAAGTTGGGTAAAAACACCAAATCGCTCAGTTTTTTGCGTAAACGCGACAAAATATTCAATTTCATACCTTTTACCACCTTGTTTCTCGTCGCTTAATAACTATAATACGGAACGTCGTTTCAATTGAATGGTTTCAGCTAAACAACGTGCCACTATCAATAACATTATTATCAACGGCATCGCCAACGCGAATCCCGCTAATCTTATGCGACGAGCGGCTGCGCACTTCATCACCCATTCACTACGACCATCTATACTTACCTCTTCTATACTGTTTCCTCATACATTCTTTCCAGCGGCTTGTCTCGCATCGCCACTGGTTCACTCGTTTTTTTATCCATCACAACTTGTAGAAACTATCGTATGAAAAAGACAAAAATTGTTTGTACCATCGGGCCGAAAACAGAGTCAGAAGAAATGCTTGGCAACCTGCTGTCTGCTGGCATGAATGTTATGCGCCTGAACTTCTCTCACGGGGATTACGCAGAACACGGTCAACGCATCAAGAACCTGCGTGCCGTTACGGAAAAAACCGGCAAGAAAGCCGCTATCCTGCTTGACACCAAAGGCCCAGAAATCCGCACCATGAAGCTGGAAAACGGCGCTGACGTAACACTGACCGCTGGTCAGACGTTCACGTTCACCACCGATCAGAGCATCGTGGGCAACAAAGATCGCGTCGCCGTCACGTACGCGGGCTTTACTGAAGACCTCAGCGTCGGTAACACCGTTCTGGTTGATGACGGTCTGATCGGCATGCAGGTTACCGCAATCAACGGTAACGACGTTGTCTGTAAAGTGCTGAACAATGGCGATCTGGGCGAGAATAAAGGCGTCAACCTGCCTGGCGTTTCTATCCAACTGCCTGCACTGGCTGAAAAAGACAAACGCGACCTGATTTTCGGTTGCGAACAAGGTGTCGATTTCGTTGCAGCTTCCTTTATCCGTAAACGTTCCGACGTTGAAGAGATTCGCGCTCACCTGAAAGCACACGGTGGCGAGCACATCCAGATCATCTCCAAGATCGAAAACCAGGAAGGTCTGAACAATTTCGACGAAATCCTGGAAGCGTCTGACGGCATTATGGTCGCTCGTGGCGATCTGGGCGTTGAAATCCCGGTTGAAGAAGTGATCTTCGCGCAGAAAATGATGATCGAAAAATGTAATCTGGCACGCAAAGTGGTTATCACCGCGACGCAAATGCTGGATTCCATGATCAAAAACCCACGTCCTACCCGCGCTGAAGCCGGCGACGTCGCTAACGCCATCATCGACGGTACCGATGCCGTTATGCTGTCTGGTGAAAGTGCGAAAGGTAAATACCCGCTGGAATCCGTTACCATCATGGCAACGATCTGTCAGCGTACGGATTCTGTGATGAAAAGCCGTCTGGATACCATCAAGACGCCTGGCGTACTGCGTATCACCGAAGCCGTCTGCCGCGGTGCGGTAGAAACGGCAGAGAAACTGGATGCACCGCTGATTGTCGTTGCGACCAGCGGCGGTAAGTCTGCCAAATCCATCCGTAAATACTTCCCGAATGCCCGCATTCTGGCGCTGACAACTAACGAAGTCACCGCGCGTCAGCTGCTGCTGAGCAAAGGCATTGATACGCTGCTGGTGAAAGAAATCGCGTCTACCGATGATTTCTACCGCATCGGTAAAGAAGCGGCGCTGAACAGCGGTTATGCGCAGGCTGGCGACGTTGTAGTAATGGTCTCTGGCGCACTGGTTTCCAGCGGCACCACCAACACCTCTTCTGTACACCGTCTCTGATCCTAACAATCAGATCGGTAAAAAGCGCCTTAATGGCGCTTTTTTTATATTCTGAAACGACTTCCTACAGTGCGATAACCTAATTAATGCGTTTGCGTAACACGCCATTTAATAGCCTAAAGCCTCGGAGTTATCCGATAAAAATAGCACTGTTTTCCTTACTTTTTTAATGAATATGTAAAACTCGCTGTTTCTTTGAGCGAACGATCAAAATTAAGCATGTTCTCATCAAAAATTTATTCTCATTAGAAAAAAGTTTGTGTAATACTTGTAACGCTACATGGAGATTAACTCAATCTAGAGGGTATTAATAATGAATCGTACTAAACTGGTACTGGGCGCGGTAATCCTGGGTTCTACTCTGCTTGCTGGTTGTTCAAGCAACGCTAAAATTGATCAGCTGTCTTCTGACGTTCAGACTCTGAACGCTAAAGTTGACCAACTGAGCAACGACGTGAACGCAATCCGCTCTGACGTACAAGCTGCTAAAGACGACGCAGCTCGTGCTAACCAGCGTCTGGACAACCAAGTTCGTACTTACAAAAAGTAATCGAACTGGTTAAGTAGTGAAAATGGCGCACAATGTGCGCCATTTTTTTGCCTGCGTTTTACGCTTTCAGCTTTCTCTTTCAATCCCTTTTGTCGCCTGTTCAAGCCTATTCATCCCTCCACTCGATCCCTGAGCCAGCACAGATGCGCCTGAACGCATCTGGCCGAGTTATTTGATTATTACCGAGCGGTGGTACTGATAGCGGTGATCGGCGCAGCCTG
Proteins encoded in this region:
- a CDS encoding major outer membrane lipoprotein, producing MNRTKLVLGAVILGSTLLAGCSSNAKIDQLSSDVQTLNAKVDQLSNDVNAIRSDVQAAKDDAARANQRLDNQVRTYKK
- the pykF gene encoding pyruvate kinase PykF, which encodes MKKTKIVCTIGPKTESEEMLGNLLSAGMNVMRLNFSHGDYAEHGQRIKNLRAVTEKTGKKAAILLDTKGPEIRTMKLENGADVTLTAGQTFTFTTDQSIVGNKDRVAVTYAGFTEDLSVGNTVLVDDGLIGMQVTAINGNDVVCKVLNNGDLGENKGVNLPGVSIQLPALAEKDKRDLIFGCEQGVDFVAASFIRKRSDVEEIRAHLKAHGGEHIQIISKIENQEGLNNFDEILEASDGIMVARGDLGVEIPVEEVIFAQKMMIEKCNLARKVVITATQMLDSMIKNPRPTRAEAGDVANAIIDGTDAVMLSGESAKGKYPLESVTIMATICQRTDSVMKSRLDTIKTPGVLRITEAVCRGAVETAEKLDAPLIVVATSGGKSAKSIRKYFPNARILALTTNEVTARQLLLSKGIDTLLVKEIASTDDFYRIGKEAALNSGYAQAGDVVVMVSGALVSSGTTNTSSVHRL